A region from the Cannabis sativa cultivar Pink pepper isolate KNU-18-1 chromosome 9, ASM2916894v1, whole genome shotgun sequence genome encodes:
- the LOC133031228 gene encoding uncharacterized protein LOC133031228 has protein sequence MSFLNWNCRGLGNPRVVQFLKEIVFQKKPNVIFLCETISKKEKVEFVKSSLGYEACFVVDAVRHSGGLAMIWKFQHEGRLLTYSTNHIDMVFHLDGYPKFCFTGFYGEPQRSLRSNTWGRIRQLSKESTLPWCLMGDLNNVLSQGDKRGGRPYPGWLVDGFQEVIDECELLDMDLIGHPFTWEKGKGTPNWIEVRLDRALISNAWNSLFLAAKLFNMEVSASDHSPLWLDLAFRKPEKIKCCSTSLAEWGKDITGNFKDRIARCNKELKKLKGRRDDTSVQKYKDTHEQLFEILTQKEVFWRQRSKQLWLQAGDKNTKYFHACANTRKKNNQIVSLKNDNGVWVDWDSGLATVMIDYYTVLFAASDISWERVTNCVQGRVTTEMNHDLVTPIDSEEVKRALFQMHPDKSPGPDGFNPGFY, from the exons ATGAGTTTTTTAAATTGGAATTGTCGGGGGCTTGGGAACCCTCGGGTGGTTCAATTCTTGAAGGAAATTGTATTCCAAAAGAAGCCCAATGTGATCTTTTTGTGTGAAACTattagtaaaaaagaaaaagttgagtttgtAAAAAGTAGTTTGGGTTATGAAgcttgttttgttgttgatgctGTCAGACATAGTGGAGGCTTGGCAATGATATGGAAGTTCCAACATGAAGGTAGACTCCTAACCTATAGCACTAATCATATTGATATGGTTTTTCATTTGGATGGATATCCGAAATTTTGTTTTACCGGTTTCTATGGAGAGCCACAAAGAAGTTTAAGATCGAATACTTGGGGAAGAATACGGCAACTTTCCAAGGAATCTACGTTGCCTTGGTGTCTCATGGGGGATCTTAATAACGTTTTGTCTCAAGGAGATAAACGTGGGGGGCGCCCTTATCCAGGGTGGCTTGTTGATGGCTTTCAAGAAGTTATAGATGAGTGTGAGCTGCTGGATATGGATCTTATCGGGCATCCTTTTACTTGGGAGAAGGGGAAAGGTACGCCAAATTGGATTGAAGTTAGACTTGATCGTGCTCTAATCTCTAATGCTTGGAACTCTCTTTTTTTGGCTGCTAAGCTTTTTAACATGGAAGTCTCAGCTTCAGATCACTCTCCGCTTTGGCTTGATCTTGCTTTTCGAAAACCGGAG AAAATTAAGTGTTGTAGCACCTCCCTTGCTGAATGGGGAAAAGATATAACTGGAAACTTTAAGGATCGTATTGCTCGATGTAACAAGGAGTTGAAAAAATTGAAAGGGCGTCGAGACGATACTTCGGTACAGAAATATAAGGATACTCATGAACAACtttttgagattcttacacagAAGGAGGTCTTTTGGAGACAACGATCAAAGCAACTTTGGTTACAAGCAGGGGACAAGAACACAAAATATTTCCATGCTTGTGCAAATACGAGAAAGAAAAATAACCAGATTGTTTCACTCAAGAATGACAATGGTGTGTGGGTGGATTGGGATAGTGGATTGGCTACGGTGATGATTGACTATTATACAGTTCTTTTTGCTGCTTCGGATATAAGCTGGGAACGAGTCACTAATTGTGTCCAAGGAAGAGTAACTACTGAGATGAATCATGATCTTGTGACTCCGATTGATAGTGAAGAAGTGAAGAGAGCTTTGTTCCAAATGCATCCAGATAAATCCCCGGGTCCTGACGGTTTTAATCCGGGGTTCTATTAG